In one Haemophilus parainfluenzae genomic region, the following are encoded:
- a CDS encoding class I adenylate cyclase, giving the protein MKYDFTQARKCIETLDKRRFDRALLGSGDAFRHIVSLVPLLLHLNHPALPGYVEDAPAGIADFTLSNYQQNFLSKEHPELVEDVQSAVNSDAVFAPIFGIYVMGSFGSISQTSASDLDIWICHQDDLSEQEQQRLAEKTKKISQWASTYHVEMHFYLMTQQRFRNERYSDPLTKENSGSAQYMLLLEEFYRSAVRLAGKPLLWPHLWVEDEKQYEAEVARLVAAGELNPNDWVDFGGLGQFSASEYFGASLWQLYKGIDSPYKSVMKILLLETYAQEYPNAQLIARQFKEDLLSGHSTAIHHFDPYIAILERISQYLTAHSEFKRLDFVRSCFYVKATEDFALYHASNWRISYMKMMAQEWGWSKERIEELDLRPNWKIKRVKESHNNLVNFLMMSYRNLVDFARKHKINSSVIPQDITVLSRKLYTAFEELPGKITLLNSQISYNLTEEHLTFIEVLGNKNFKDGWYMVNQPPHHMMFSKERVIEYGESLNKVVAWAYFNRLLTAETHLHLISQNIDQLTLRNFVADLRLFFPHTNGQAPTNEALSSQCEIRDLFIAVNLVNDPTAQVEELKSNISPSDLFSFGQLEQSLVGSIDFTYRNVWNEIRTLHFEGQNAILLALKVLSNKIDQGVNQPRSIQVFCYSKHYNRTLRNLVSVLVNRCISIQLGDSRPTTHSRLRVAGKNWQFFFEEKGISLQPIDGGKESAVNFEDVLPTQLEEKEIIPEARRYPPEIDLFASEGFLQFFFEDNADNSFNVYLLDEKNRLEIYRQCEGSKDDKVREVNQIYQSLGSKDCKNPYKMVQRNFNYPQFYQLHPTESGMRIMPFKFKSKRTCE; this is encoded by the coding sequence TTGAAATACGATTTCACTCAAGCCCGAAAATGTATTGAAACATTAGACAAGCGTCGTTTTGATCGAGCATTATTGGGCTCAGGTGATGCATTCCGACACATCGTCTCTTTAGTGCCGCTGTTGTTGCATCTTAATCATCCTGCTCTGCCGGGTTATGTGGAAGATGCCCCAGCAGGCATTGCCGATTTTACTCTTTCCAATTATCAGCAAAATTTTCTCTCAAAAGAACATCCCGAACTTGTCGAAGACGTGCAAAGTGCGGTCAATTCTGATGCTGTTTTTGCACCGATCTTCGGTATTTATGTGATGGGGAGTTTTGGCTCCATTAGCCAAACTTCAGCTTCGGATTTGGATATTTGGATCTGCCATCAAGATGATTTATCTGAACAAGAACAGCAGCGCTTAGCGGAAAAAACGAAGAAAATTAGCCAATGGGCATCCACATATCATGTGGAAATGCATTTCTATTTGATGACACAACAACGTTTCCGTAACGAACGTTATTCCGATCCATTAACTAAAGAAAACAGTGGTTCTGCCCAATATATGTTGTTATTGGAAGAATTTTATCGTTCCGCTGTACGTCTTGCGGGTAAACCATTGTTGTGGCCTCACTTGTGGGTGGAAGATGAAAAGCAATATGAGGCCGAAGTTGCGCGTTTAGTCGCGGCTGGTGAGCTTAATCCAAATGATTGGGTAGATTTTGGTGGATTAGGACAATTCTCAGCCAGTGAATATTTTGGTGCGAGCTTATGGCAACTTTATAAAGGTATTGATTCACCTTATAAGTCGGTGATGAAAATCTTGTTGTTGGAAACCTATGCCCAAGAATACCCAAATGCCCAGTTAATTGCTCGCCAATTTAAAGAGGATTTGCTTTCTGGTCACAGCACGGCTATACATCATTTCGATCCTTATATTGCGATTTTAGAGAGAATTAGCCAATATTTGACCGCACATTCAGAATTTAAGCGTCTTGATTTTGTACGTTCTTGTTTTTACGTGAAAGCCACAGAAGACTTTGCGTTATATCACGCCTCAAACTGGCGTATTTCTTATATGAAAATGATGGCCCAAGAATGGGGTTGGTCAAAAGAACGTATTGAAGAATTAGATCTGCGTCCAAATTGGAAAATTAAACGGGTGAAAGAAAGTCACAATAATTTGGTGAATTTCTTGATGATGAGTTATCGAAATCTAGTGGATTTTGCACGCAAACATAAAATTAATTCTAGCGTGATCCCGCAAGATATTACGGTGCTTTCTCGCAAACTTTATACTGCCTTTGAAGAATTGCCGGGTAAAATTACGTTACTAAACTCACAAATTTCCTATAACTTAACAGAAGAACACCTCACATTTATCGAAGTTCTCGGCAATAAGAATTTTAAGGATGGGTGGTATATGGTGAATCAGCCACCACATCATATGATGTTCTCGAAAGAACGTGTGATTGAATACGGTGAAAGTTTAAATAAAGTCGTCGCATGGGCTTATTTTAATCGCTTGTTGACCGCTGAAACTCATTTGCACTTAATCAGTCAAAATATCGACCAACTCACTTTACGTAATTTTGTCGCCGATTTACGGTTGTTTTTCCCGCATACAAATGGTCAAGCTCCAACAAATGAGGCGCTTTCGTCCCAATGTGAAATCCGCGATCTATTTATTGCAGTGAACTTAGTTAATGACCCAACTGCCCAAGTCGAAGAACTTAAATCCAATATTTCACCAAGTGATTTATTTAGTTTTGGTCAGTTAGAACAGAGTTTGGTCGGCAGCATTGATTTCACTTACCGTAATGTGTGGAATGAAATTCGAACTTTACATTTTGAAGGGCAGAATGCGATTTTGCTTGCCTTAAAAGTGCTTTCTAATAAAATTGATCAAGGTGTGAATCAGCCCCGTTCTATACAGGTTTTCTGTTACAGTAAACACTACAACCGCACATTGCGAAACTTAGTGAGCGTACTTGTAAACCGTTGTATCAGTATTCAATTAGGCGACAGTCGCCCAACAACGCACTCCCGTTTACGTGTGGCAGGGAAAAACTGGCAATTCTTCTTTGAAGAAAAAGGGATCAGTTTGCAACCTATTGATGGTGGAAAAGAAAGTGCGGTCAATTTTGAGGACGTTTTACCGACTCAGTTGGAAGAAAAAGAAATTATTCCAGAGGCCCGTCGATATCCGCCTGAAATTGATTTGTTTGCCAGTGAAGGTTTTTTACAATTCTTCTTTGAGGATAATGCCGATAATAGCTTTAACGTTTATTTGTTAGATGAAAAGAATCGTCTCGAAATTTATCGTCAATGTGAAGGTTCAAAAGATGATAAAGTGCGTGAAGTGAATCAGATTTATCAATCACTCGGCTCGAAAGATTGTAAAAATCCGTATAAAATGGTGCAACGGAATTTTAATTATCCTCAATTTTATCAATTGCATCCGACAGAAAGTGGCATGCGTATTATGCCGTTCAAATTTAAAAGCAAAAGGACTTGCGAATAG
- a CDS encoding response regulator yields MQEKLKVLIIDDHPLMRRGIKQLVELEENFEVVADVGSGTEGISIAIQESPDLIILDLNMKGLSGLDTLKGLRAEGVDARILILTVSDAKNDIFTLIDAGADGYLLKDTEPDVLLEQIKRIAQGEVILSDSIKNLLLERKHTVDPMDSLTDREMDVLRLIATGLSNKQIAGQLFISEETVKVHIRNLLRKLNVHSRVAATVLFFERNGR; encoded by the coding sequence ATGCAAGAAAAGTTAAAAGTATTAATTATCGACGACCATCCATTAATGCGTCGTGGTATCAAACAATTAGTTGAATTAGAAGAGAATTTTGAAGTCGTTGCCGATGTAGGAAGCGGTACAGAAGGCATTTCCATTGCGATTCAAGAATCCCCGGATTTAATCATTTTAGATCTGAATATGAAAGGTCTTTCTGGTTTAGATACCCTTAAAGGCTTGCGTGCAGAAGGTGTTGATGCACGAATTTTGATCTTAACTGTGTCTGATGCGAAAAATGATATTTTCACTCTCATCGATGCGGGTGCTGATGGCTATTTATTGAAAGATACTGAGCCAGATGTGCTACTTGAGCAAATTAAACGTATTGCACAAGGTGAAGTGATTTTAAGTGATTCGATTAAAAATCTTCTTTTAGAACGCAAACATACTGTTGATCCAATGGATTCTCTCACCGATCGTGAAATGGATGTATTACGTTTAATCGCAACAGGTTTATCTAATAAACAAATTGCGGGCCAACTTTTCATTTCGGAAGAAACAGTTAAAGTCCATATTCGTAATTTACTTCGTAAACTTAACGTGCATTCACGTGTTGCAGCAACCGTCTTGTTCTTTGAACGAAATGGTCGATAG
- a CDS encoding divergent polysaccharide deacetylase family protein: MARFFQSAVKNTIIFSTALFSAFTFAQGKLAIVIDDIGYHPKEDAEVLAMPKEISVAIIPAAPYAKIRNQEAKAQNHDILIHMPMQPVSNIKIEEGGLTLGLSEAQVNDRVQKAKAIVPNAIGMNNHMGSAATADATLMTYLMTALHEQHLFFLDSRTIGKSVAGKIAKEQGVRVLDRHVFLDDSDNLADVQRQFQSAIQYARKHGTAIAIGHPRPNTVAVLKAGIKNLPDDIQLVSMGSLWRNEKILPPKPFILIFNDIPAPTSVEPFEPIPLLRGVPR; encoded by the coding sequence ATGGCAAGGTTCTTTCAAAGTGCGGTCAAAAATACGATTATTTTTTCAACCGCACTTTTCTCTGCTTTTACTTTTGCACAAGGCAAACTGGCTATTGTGATTGATGACATTGGCTATCATCCGAAAGAAGATGCCGAAGTTTTAGCCATGCCAAAAGAAATCTCCGTTGCGATTATTCCAGCTGCACCCTATGCCAAAATACGCAATCAAGAAGCAAAAGCACAAAATCACGATATTCTCATTCATATGCCGATGCAACCGGTCAGCAATATTAAAATTGAAGAAGGTGGTTTGACTTTAGGCTTGTCTGAAGCGCAAGTGAATGATCGAGTGCAAAAAGCGAAAGCTATTGTGCCAAATGCCATTGGAATGAATAATCATATGGGCAGTGCAGCCACTGCTGATGCCACATTAATGACCTATTTAATGACCGCACTTCACGAGCAACATTTATTCTTTTTAGATAGCCGTACTATCGGAAAATCAGTCGCGGGAAAAATAGCAAAAGAACAAGGCGTACGTGTATTAGATCGCCATGTGTTTTTAGATGACAGTGATAATTTGGCAGATGTTCAACGCCAATTTCAAAGTGCAATTCAATATGCGCGTAAACATGGCACAGCCATTGCTATTGGACACCCTCGCCCAAATACTGTGGCTGTATTAAAAGCGGGAATAAAAAATTTACCCGATGATATTCAATTAGTGAGTATGGGCAGTTTATGGCGAAATGAAAAAATCTTGCCACCTAAACCATTTATCCTAATTTTTAATGATATTCCTGCACCAACCTCAGTTGAGCCATTTGAGCCAATCCCTTTATTGCGAGGCGTACCGAGATAA